A part of Marinobacter psychrophilus genomic DNA contains:
- a CDS encoding peptidoglycan -binding protein, with amino-acid sequence MIGSRRRSRSTTNVWPGYVDALSALLMLVIFMLLIYVVSQLFLAQTLSDRNSELARLNLRLSELSQLLGLEQNTTAALEQQMLIVQNSFSDSLAENEDLEQRLEASRDQLMRQTADAEARAENLAGMNQKLENKDELSNSQQTMIMRLSNQIASLQNQLRQITAALRLQKEMTVDKEDELENVSRRLNTLLAERINQLEQYQSEFFSRLRDLLAANKNIRIVGDRFLLPSELLFASGSALLGAEGKRELDKLAGVLLDVVETIPADLEWILRIDGHTDRIPINTPQFPSNWELSTARAVAVVRYLADQSVPQNRMVAAGFGEFFPVADGTTPAALQENRRIEIKLTDR; translated from the coding sequence ATGATTGGGTCCAGACGCCGTAGCCGAAGCACCACCAACGTGTGGCCGGGGTACGTAGACGCCCTCTCGGCGCTGCTGATGCTGGTAATATTCATGTTGCTGATTTACGTGGTAAGCCAGCTTTTTCTGGCGCAGACACTGTCTGACCGCAATTCCGAACTGGCCCGGCTGAACCTGCGGCTAAGCGAACTGTCACAATTATTGGGCCTGGAACAGAACACAACGGCCGCTCTGGAACAGCAAATGCTCATCGTTCAAAACAGCTTTAGCGATAGCCTGGCCGAGAACGAAGACCTAGAGCAACGGCTGGAAGCGTCTCGCGACCAATTAATGCGGCAAACCGCCGATGCCGAAGCCCGAGCTGAAAATCTGGCGGGTATGAACCAAAAGCTGGAAAACAAGGATGAGCTTTCCAACAGCCAGCAGACCATGATCATGAGACTGTCCAATCAGATTGCGTCGCTTCAAAACCAACTGCGACAGATAACCGCTGCACTTAGACTGCAAAAAGAAATGACCGTTGATAAGGAAGACGAGCTGGAAAATGTCAGCCGGCGCCTGAACACACTACTGGCAGAGCGGATCAACCAGTTGGAGCAGTACCAGTCTGAATTTTTCTCACGGTTAAGAGACCTTCTGGCTGCCAATAAAAACATCCGCATAGTCGGCGATCGATTCCTGCTGCCATCCGAATTGCTGTTCGCTTCCGGTTCGGCTCTTCTCGGCGCGGAAGGCAAACGCGAACTCGACAAGCTTGCCGGAGTTCTTCTGGATGTGGTTGAAACCATTCCCGCAGATCTTGAGTGGATTCTGCGCATTGATGGCCATACCGATCGAATTCCCATCAACACACCGCAATTCCCTTCCAACTGGGAGCTCTCAACCGCTCGCGCGGTCGCGGTAGTGCGCTACCTGGCCGATCAGAGCGTGCCGCAAAACCGCATGGTTGCGGCGGGTTTTGGTGAGTTTTTCCCGGTTGCTGACGGAACAACACCAGCAGCCTTACAAGAAAACCGCCGCATCGAAATAAAGCTGACCGATCGTTAA
- the catC gene encoding muconolactone Delta-isomerase encodes MLFKVEMKVNLPTDMPADIAADIKFREKAYAQRLQENGKWRHLWRVAGSYANVSIFDVADNTELQDLISNLPLFPYMDIAVAPLCRHPSSVRDDDS; translated from the coding sequence ATGTTGTTTAAAGTCGAAATGAAAGTGAACTTGCCGACCGATATGCCGGCTGATATCGCGGCCGACATCAAATTCCGTGAAAAGGCGTATGCCCAGCGTCTGCAAGAGAATGGCAAGTGGCGTCATTTGTGGCGGGTGGCCGGTAGTTACGCAAATGTGAGTATTTTTGACGTTGCGGACAACACCGAGTTGCAGGATCTGATCAGCAATCTTCCGCTATTTCCTTACATGGACATAGCCGTTGCCCCTTTGTGCCGCCATCCGTCTTCAGTTCGTGACGACGACAGCTGA
- a CDS encoding MotA/TolQ/ExbB proton channel family protein, translating to MSNPRHTLFWMTFFLAIVAAVGVLIHQPLITAFMANWVFNLLILCVLIIGIGLTYRQVFVLFPELRWISQFRTGQSGLSVLEEPRLLKPLARQLGEDSKRDRFTLSTMSLRTVLDGIHSRMDEQREITRYFINLLVFLGLLGTFWGLLGTINAVGAVITNLDMGQGDLSKVFADLQAGLLTPLQGMGTAFSSSLFGLGGSLILGFLDIQAGHAQNRFYDGLEEWLTGVTNLLDPFTSNERQR from the coding sequence ATGAGCAATCCAAGGCATACCCTTTTCTGGATGACGTTTTTTCTGGCGATTGTCGCCGCCGTCGGCGTATTGATTCACCAACCGCTGATAACCGCCTTCATGGCCAACTGGGTTTTCAACCTGTTGATTCTTTGCGTACTCATTATTGGCATCGGCCTCACCTATCGTCAGGTGTTCGTATTGTTTCCCGAACTGCGCTGGATTTCCCAGTTCCGCACTGGCCAATCAGGCCTGTCAGTGCTGGAAGAACCCCGCTTGCTCAAGCCGCTGGCCAGGCAGCTGGGCGAAGATTCCAAACGTGACCGTTTTACGCTCTCTACCATGTCACTACGGACGGTTCTGGATGGCATTCATTCCCGTATGGATGAGCAGCGTGAGATCACCCGTTACTTTATCAACCTTTTGGTTTTTCTGGGGCTTCTCGGCACCTTCTGGGGTTTACTGGGCACCATCAATGCGGTGGGTGCGGTGATTACAAACCTGGACATGGGCCAAGGTGATTTAAGTAAGGTGTTTGCAGACCTCCAAGCCGGGCTGCTAACGCCCTTGCAGGGTATGGGCACAGCCTTCAGCTCATCACTGTTTGGCCTTGGTGGCTCCCTGATACTCGGTTTTCTTGATATTCAGGCCGGCCATGCCCAAAACCGGTTCTATGACGGGTTGGAAGAATGGCTGACCGGCGTTACCAACCTGCTGGACCCGTTCACCAGCAATGAACGCCAGCGATGA
- the benC gene encoding benzoate 1,2-dioxygenase electron transfer component BenC, producing the protein MSYNIALNFEDGVTRFVSCNEGETVLDAAYRAQINLPMDCSDGVCGTCKGACHQGKFDMGEEYLDEALSGSEAEQGMVLTCQMIPSSDCVVEVPVASSMCKTGNAQVAGTVAEVNLISPTSIELKITADEDLAFLPGQYVNIKIPGTEETRAYSFSSNPGSRDLSFLIRNIPGGLMSSWLVGKARTGDKVALTGPMGSFYLRPIERPVLMLAGGTGLAPFLAKLEYMKAKGSKTPTHLIYGVSNDDDLVYLSALDQFVQELKGFSYVTCVSGAESDHPRKGYVTHHIDDTSLNEGDVDVYLCGPPPMVDSVLGFFREKGIKPNSFHYEKFTASAPGPVEKVA; encoded by the coding sequence ATGAGTTACAACATCGCACTTAACTTCGAAGATGGCGTGACACGGTTTGTGTCCTGCAACGAAGGCGAAACTGTCTTGGACGCGGCTTACCGCGCTCAGATAAACCTACCGATGGACTGTTCTGATGGCGTATGTGGCACCTGTAAAGGTGCTTGCCATCAGGGGAAGTTTGACATGGGTGAAGAGTACCTTGATGAAGCGCTGTCTGGGAGCGAGGCCGAACAGGGCATGGTGCTGACCTGCCAGATGATACCCTCCAGCGACTGCGTGGTAGAAGTGCCCGTTGCTTCGAGCATGTGCAAAACCGGTAATGCTCAGGTTGCGGGCACCGTAGCCGAGGTGAACCTGATTTCGCCGACGTCGATTGAATTGAAGATTACCGCGGATGAGGATCTGGCATTCTTGCCCGGCCAATACGTCAACATAAAAATTCCGGGCACGGAAGAAACCCGCGCGTATTCTTTTAGTTCAAATCCTGGTAGCCGAGATCTTAGCTTTCTGATTCGAAACATTCCGGGTGGTCTGATGAGTTCTTGGCTGGTTGGCAAAGCGCGCACTGGTGACAAGGTCGCTTTGACTGGCCCCATGGGCAGTTTTTACCTGCGTCCTATCGAACGTCCGGTGCTTATGCTTGCGGGCGGCACCGGCTTAGCGCCTTTCCTGGCCAAACTTGAATATATGAAGGCCAAAGGAAGTAAAACACCGACACATCTGATTTACGGCGTCAGTAATGATGATGACCTGGTGTACTTGAGTGCACTGGATCAATTTGTTCAAGAGCTGAAAGGCTTTAGCTATGTGACCTGTGTGTCCGGAGCAGAAAGTGATCATCCGCGTAAGGGTTACGTAACCCACCACATAGATGATACGTCGCTCAACGAAGGTGATGTCGATGTCTACCTTTGTGGGCCACCTCCGATGGTCGATTCGGTGCTCGGATTTTTCCGTGAAAAAGGTATCAAGCCGAACTCTTTCCACTACGAAAAATTCACAGCGAGCGCGCCTGGACCTGTAGAGAAAGTGGCATGA
- a CDS encoding muconate/chloromuconate family cycloisomerase, whose translation MSAAIQSIEAILVDIPTIRPHKLSMTTMGVQTMVIVRIKDSAGLEGLGEATTIGGLAYGPESPESVKLTIDTYFKPLLIDQPADAINTLRVRLNCAVRGNNLAKSAIETALLDMQGKRLSRPLCDLLGGALHQHIPVLWTLASGDTEKDIEEAHSILAQNRHRDFKLKIGSRALMDDVRHVAAIKEAVGDRASVRVDVNQAWDEATAVKGMAELQAAGIDLVEQPTPMKDFAALVRLSKKFHIPILADESVADAKDMFALAAAGFSGAVAMKIAKAGGPARALEQAMVAQASGIGLYGGTLLEGTIGSAASLHAWSTLETLHWGTEMFGPLLMRDDIVVTPLNFHDNGVDLPSGPGLGVEIDEDKLTHYRRK comes from the coding sequence ATGTCCGCAGCCATTCAGTCCATCGAGGCCATTTTGGTCGATATCCCGACCATTAGGCCGCACAAGCTATCTATGACAACTATGGGTGTTCAAACCATGGTAATTGTGCGAATCAAGGATAGCGCTGGCCTTGAGGGATTGGGTGAAGCCACGACGATTGGCGGTCTTGCTTACGGGCCTGAAAGCCCAGAAAGTGTGAAACTTACCATCGACACCTATTTCAAGCCACTTCTGATTGATCAGCCGGCGGATGCAATCAATACCTTAAGGGTAAGGCTGAATTGCGCCGTTCGCGGAAACAACCTTGCCAAGTCGGCCATTGAAACTGCGCTGCTAGACATGCAAGGCAAGCGACTGAGCCGCCCGCTTTGTGATTTGTTGGGTGGTGCCCTGCATCAGCATATTCCGGTTCTGTGGACTTTGGCCAGTGGCGATACCGAAAAAGATATAGAGGAGGCGCACAGCATTCTGGCCCAAAATCGCCACCGCGATTTCAAGTTGAAAATTGGTTCCCGCGCTTTGATGGACGACGTCCGCCATGTGGCCGCCATTAAAGAAGCCGTTGGTGACCGTGCCAGTGTTCGTGTGGATGTAAACCAAGCGTGGGATGAAGCAACAGCCGTTAAGGGAATGGCTGAATTACAAGCTGCGGGCATAGATTTGGTTGAACAGCCTACCCCAATGAAAGATTTTGCTGCGCTGGTGCGGCTGTCCAAGAAATTTCACATCCCGATTTTGGCAGATGAATCTGTTGCCGATGCTAAAGACATGTTCGCACTTGCAGCCGCAGGGTTCTCAGGTGCGGTAGCCATGAAAATCGCAAAAGCGGGCGGTCCAGCGCGTGCGTTAGAGCAGGCAATGGTTGCGCAGGCTTCTGGCATCGGCCTTTACGGCGGCACATTGCTGGAAGGAACGATTGGTAGCGCTGCGTCATTGCACGCCTGGTCGACCCTGGAAACCCTGCATTGGGGAACTGAAATGTTTGGTCCGCTGTTGATGAGAGACGACATCGTCGTCACGCCACTGAACTTTCATGACAACGGTGTCGATTTGCCGTCAGGTCCGGGCCTGGGTGTCGAAATCGACGAAGACAAACTGACACATTACAGACGTAAATAA
- the benB gene encoding benzoate 1,2-dioxygenase small subunit yields MSLSHHDIEQFIIRETRFLDDRDWSNWLACYHEDATYWMPAWDDNDELTEDPQSEISLIYYPNKEGLEDRIYRIETERSGASSMPEPRTTHFISNLEVLSQDDNKVTLRFNWLTKAYRYKKSAEFFGTSFYTLDVTGEQPLIREKRIVLNNDCINQVLDVYHL; encoded by the coding sequence ATGAGCCTGAGCCACCACGATATCGAACAATTTATCATCCGCGAGACGCGTTTTCTGGACGATCGCGATTGGAGCAATTGGTTGGCGTGCTATCACGAAGACGCGACTTATTGGATGCCCGCGTGGGACGACAATGACGAGCTCACGGAAGATCCACAGAGCGAGATCTCGCTGATCTACTATCCCAACAAAGAAGGTCTGGAAGACCGGATTTACCGGATCGAGACCGAGCGCTCTGGAGCAAGCTCCATGCCAGAGCCGCGCACTACTCATTTTATCAGCAATCTGGAAGTGCTGTCTCAGGACGATAATAAAGTGACGCTACGGTTTAACTGGCTGACGAAAGCTTACCGTTATAAAAAGTCAGCGGAATTTTTTGGAACGTCTTTTTACACCTTGGACGTCACCGGCGAGCAACCGCTAATCCGCGAGAAACGGATTGTTTTGAACAACGACTGCATCAATCAGGTGCTCGACGTATATCACCTGTAG
- the benD gene encoding benzoate diol dehydrogenase BenD, protein MNARFTNKVIVVTGSAQGIGKRVAERAAAEGASLLLVDIADYVHDVAAELREQGASAVSIQTNLETWVGAEKIMAEAQEHFGRIDILINNVGGTIWAQPFDQYTPEQIEKEIQRSLFTTLWCCRAVLPYMLEQKGGVIVNVSSVATRGLMRVPYGAAKGGVNAMTVNMAFEYAEHNIRVNAAAPGGTEAPPRLTPRNNDEQSEQDKAWYQTLIDQTKATSLMKRYGTLDEQADPILFLASDAASYITGTILPIAGGDLG, encoded by the coding sequence ATGAATGCCCGCTTCACAAATAAGGTGATTGTGGTTACCGGTTCGGCCCAAGGCATTGGCAAACGTGTTGCCGAGCGGGCAGCCGCCGAAGGCGCCAGCTTGCTATTGGTAGATATTGCGGATTACGTGCATGACGTTGCCGCTGAATTGCGTGAGCAAGGCGCGAGTGCAGTTTCCATCCAGACCAACCTAGAGACTTGGGTCGGCGCCGAAAAAATTATGGCAGAGGCCCAAGAACACTTCGGTCGCATTGACATTCTGATCAACAATGTGGGTGGTACAATTTGGGCTCAGCCTTTTGACCAATACACTCCTGAGCAGATTGAAAAAGAAATTCAACGCTCACTATTCACTACGCTGTGGTGTTGCCGTGCTGTTCTGCCTTATATGCTGGAGCAGAAGGGCGGGGTGATTGTAAATGTATCATCGGTGGCGACCCGCGGGCTTATGCGCGTTCCTTATGGAGCGGCTAAAGGCGGAGTGAATGCCATGACCGTGAATATGGCGTTTGAGTACGCGGAGCACAACATTCGCGTCAATGCCGCAGCACCGGGCGGCACTGAAGCGCCTCCACGCCTGACCCCGCGGAACAATGATGAGCAAAGTGAGCAAGACAAAGCCTGGTATCAGACTCTGATTGACCAGACAAAGGCGACCAGTTTAATGAAACGCTACGGTACGCTGGATGAACAGGCAGATCCTATTCTGTTTCTAGCATCGGATGCCGCCAGTTACATCACTGGAACAATACTTCCAATAGCGGGCGGCGACCTAGGTTGA
- a CDS encoding LysR family transcriptional regulator, with product MELRHLRYFVAVAEGLNFTRAAEKLFIAQPPLTRAIKQLEQEIGAELFIRKPRGLELTTGGVYFLEQARQILDKANAAVNDTRRIAENRKTVFAIGFVPSVFYGQLPLMVRRLRRNKNLEIILHEMKTQEQVDALKAGKIDIGFGRVRIEDPDVEQELLFDEPLIAAVPAGSPITRHPPSMTELSEWPMIAFPSSVGPNFTELTQGLFHRRGLRINVIQRVNDLQTALSLVASDMGFTLVPEQVKRLQREGVVYMSLEDDNINVPVIASRRQGENPNSVMRLANTILAELVENRLAGRYP from the coding sequence GTGGAACTTAGACACTTGCGCTATTTTGTGGCCGTTGCAGAAGGCTTGAATTTCACTCGGGCGGCGGAAAAGCTTTTTATCGCCCAGCCACCACTAACCCGGGCGATCAAACAGCTGGAACAGGAGATAGGTGCGGAATTGTTCATTCGCAAGCCTCGCGGCCTTGAGTTAACCACCGGCGGTGTCTACTTTTTGGAGCAGGCGCGACAAATTTTGGATAAAGCAAATGCCGCGGTGAACGACACTAGGCGAATTGCCGAAAATCGAAAAACCGTATTCGCAATCGGATTTGTACCCTCTGTATTTTATGGGCAGCTACCGCTAATGGTGAGGCGCCTGCGTCGTAACAAGAATCTCGAAATTATCCTGCATGAAATGAAAACACAGGAACAAGTCGACGCGCTCAAAGCCGGCAAGATCGATATCGGCTTCGGTCGAGTACGCATTGAAGACCCGGATGTAGAGCAAGAACTGCTCTTTGATGAACCACTGATCGCCGCCGTACCTGCAGGTAGCCCGATCACACGGCACCCGCCGTCTATGACAGAGCTATCGGAATGGCCGATGATTGCCTTCCCCTCCAGTGTCGGCCCAAACTTTACGGAACTAACTCAAGGGCTGTTTCACAGACGCGGCTTGCGCATCAATGTGATACAGCGAGTTAATGACTTGCAAACAGCTCTGTCATTGGTGGCCTCAGATATGGGATTTACTCTGGTGCCGGAACAGGTTAAGCGACTGCAGCGAGAAGGCGTCGTCTACATGTCCCTTGAAGACGACAACATCAATGTCCCGGTGATTGCTTCTCGTCGGCAAGGTGAGAATCCAAACTCGGTCATGCGGCTAGCCAATACGATTTTAGCAGAACTAGTAGAAAATCGGCTTGCCGGACGCTATCCGTAG
- the catA gene encoding catechol 1,2-dioxygenase yields MTVKIMQSDEVKALLGKVAGFDMNGGNERTKKIVHRVMHDIFQIVEDFDVTPEEFWSAVYYVGELGANGEAALLAPGLGMDRYLDIRQDAEDEQAGLAGGTPRTIEGPLYVAGAPVSDSFSRMDDGSDTEAEIVLIKGQVTDENGVPLAQAVVDIWHADTKGAYSYFDQSQSEYNLRRRITTDAEGRYAAQSIMPSGYGCPPEGSTQKLLNHLGRHGQRPAHIHYFVSKPGYKHLTTQINIAGDKYTYDDFAFATREELVVTANQVEQSETACQHGVSGPVTEVEFNVTLVATDKPELQARHARLRALESAAV; encoded by the coding sequence ATGACCGTCAAAATTATGCAATCCGATGAAGTTAAAGCGCTGTTGGGCAAAGTTGCCGGCTTCGACATGAACGGTGGCAACGAACGTACGAAAAAAATCGTTCACCGCGTTATGCACGATATTTTCCAGATCGTTGAGGACTTTGACGTCACACCGGAAGAATTCTGGAGCGCGGTTTACTACGTGGGTGAGTTGGGTGCCAACGGTGAAGCTGCCTTGCTGGCGCCAGGCTTGGGGATGGACCGTTATCTCGACATTCGCCAAGACGCTGAAGACGAACAGGCCGGCCTGGCCGGAGGCACTCCACGTACGATTGAAGGACCTCTGTACGTTGCAGGCGCCCCGGTCAGCGACAGCTTTTCCCGTATGGACGATGGTTCCGACACAGAGGCCGAGATTGTTCTGATTAAGGGGCAAGTTACCGACGAAAACGGTGTGCCGCTGGCCCAAGCTGTTGTCGATATCTGGCACGCAGACACCAAAGGCGCCTATTCCTATTTTGATCAGTCGCAAAGTGAGTACAACCTGCGTCGCCGCATTACCACCGATGCGGAAGGCCGTTACGCAGCGCAAAGCATTATGCCTTCGGGTTACGGTTGCCCACCGGAAGGCTCCACTCAGAAGCTGCTGAATCATCTTGGCCGTCACGGCCAGCGGCCGGCACACATTCACTATTTTGTGTCTAAACCGGGTTATAAGCACCTGACCACGCAAATCAACATTGCCGGCGACAAGTACACCTACGACGATTTCGCCTTTGCAACCCGCGAAGAGCTGGTGGTCACGGCCAATCAGGTCGAGCAGTCAGAAACCGCATGTCAGCACGGTGTTAGCGGGCCGGTCACCGAAGTTGAATTTAATGTGACTCTGGTCGCTACAGACAAGCCTGAACTTCAGGCGCGCCACGCACGTTTGCGCGCCCTTGAATCAGCTGCAGTCTGA
- a CDS encoding Rieske 2Fe-2S domain-containing protein, which yields MNNKFEKLADKVRNAVVADPAAGRYQCDRGIFTDRELFDLEMKYIYEGNWVYLAHESQISEPGDYYTVTVGRQPVVITRTKDNELKAILNTCSHRGAVLCRKKRGNKASFTCPFHGWTFRNDGELLKAKDQKKGGYPEQFNTDGSHDLKQMAKFGNYRGFLFGSLSADVLPLEEHLGETTKIIDNIVDQSEDGLEILRGSSTYTYEGNWKMTAENGADGYHVGTVHWNYLSTMGQRNYDKGGTEAVDAKSWSADGGFYSFEQGHMMLWTRLLNPEVRPIFGQLERLEKTYGKDRADSIVRTTKNLCLYPNVYLMDQFSTQIRVTRPIDVNKTEVTIYAFGPKNEAADLRAKRIRQYEDFFNVTGMGTPDDLEEFRACQNGYEATDMRWNDLSRGAAHWIDGPDDNANKINLKPTMSGARPDDEGLYVNHYKHWQVEMLRAIEAESARFIPVMSEETSV from the coding sequence ATGAATAATAAATTTGAGAAACTCGCCGACAAGGTTCGCAATGCTGTTGTTGCAGATCCGGCTGCCGGCCGTTATCAGTGCGATCGCGGCATTTTTACCGACCGCGAACTGTTTGATCTTGAGATGAAGTACATCTATGAAGGCAACTGGGTGTATCTGGCTCATGAAAGTCAGATTTCAGAGCCGGGTGATTACTACACGGTAACTGTGGGCCGCCAGCCAGTGGTGATCACCCGTACCAAAGACAATGAGCTCAAGGCAATCCTGAACACCTGTTCGCATCGTGGTGCCGTGCTGTGCCGCAAAAAGCGTGGTAACAAGGCGTCCTTTACCTGCCCATTCCATGGTTGGACATTCCGTAACGACGGCGAACTGTTAAAAGCCAAAGATCAGAAAAAAGGCGGATACCCGGAACAGTTTAATACCGACGGTTCGCACGATTTGAAGCAGATGGCCAAGTTCGGCAACTATCGTGGTTTCCTGTTTGGCAGCTTGAGTGCAGACGTACTTCCTCTTGAAGAGCATCTGGGTGAAACCACCAAGATTATCGATAATATTGTAGACCAGTCTGAAGACGGCCTCGAAATCCTGCGTGGCAGCTCAACCTATACTTATGAAGGTAACTGGAAGATGACGGCAGAAAACGGTGCCGACGGTTATCACGTTGGTACGGTGCACTGGAACTACCTGTCTACCATGGGGCAGCGAAACTACGATAAGGGCGGTACGGAAGCAGTTGACGCCAAAAGTTGGTCAGCTGATGGTGGATTCTATTCTTTCGAGCAAGGTCACATGATGCTGTGGACTCGCTTGCTGAACCCGGAAGTTCGACCGATCTTTGGTCAGTTAGAACGACTGGAAAAAACTTACGGCAAAGACCGCGCAGACTCTATTGTGCGAACAACGAAAAACCTGTGCCTGTATCCGAACGTCTATCTGATGGATCAGTTTTCGACGCAAATTCGCGTGACTAGGCCTATCGACGTTAATAAGACTGAAGTGACCATATATGCCTTCGGGCCAAAAAACGAAGCGGCCGATCTGCGCGCTAAACGTATTCGCCAGTATGAAGACTTCTTCAACGTAACGGGTATGGGTACCCCAGATGATCTAGAAGAGTTCCGCGCCTGCCAGAACGGTTATGAAGCCACAGATATGCGTTGGAACGATTTAAGCCGCGGTGCAGCGCACTGGATTGACGGCCCAGACGACAACGCAAATAAGATTAACTTGAAGCCCACGATGAGCGGCGCAAGGCCTGACGATGAAGGCTTGTATGTGAATCATTACAAACATTGGCAGGTTGAAATGCTTCGCGCTATTGAAGCCGAAAGCGCTCGTTTCATTCCGGTTATGTCAGAGGAAACGTCGGTATGA
- a CDS encoding IclR family transcriptional regulator domain-containing protein: MNDQVLKSGDRDYVGALASGLAVLQAFDAERCRMTLSEVATRTGMDRAKARRLLLTLHALGFVKRNGRQFELTPRVLELGYAYQASNQYRVVIQQQLEDITEELGESSSLAVLDADDVVYVVRSSARHRLMAITLSVGTRLPAVYTSMGRVLLAQLSEADVGAFFERVKLEAFTAFSITNPAALKQEIDRVRKNGYAIVDQELDSGLRSVAVPVFARSGELLGAINISTNAARVDMARLADVYLPRLQEAAAAVSKMAH; the protein is encoded by the coding sequence ATGAACGATCAGGTTCTCAAGTCCGGTGACAGAGACTATGTTGGCGCGCTCGCCTCCGGGCTGGCGGTTTTACAGGCTTTCGATGCTGAGCGCTGCCGTATGACCCTCAGCGAAGTGGCAACCCGAACCGGGATGGACCGAGCCAAGGCGCGACGTTTACTGCTGACTCTTCATGCTCTAGGGTTTGTAAAGCGAAACGGCAGGCAGTTTGAGCTGACGCCCCGGGTGCTGGAACTTGGCTACGCCTACCAGGCATCGAATCAGTATCGAGTTGTTATTCAGCAGCAACTTGAAGACATAACCGAAGAGCTTGGCGAGTCCTCATCGCTGGCGGTGTTGGACGCTGACGATGTGGTCTATGTCGTTCGTTCGTCGGCACGGCACCGGTTGATGGCCATTACACTTTCCGTCGGTACTCGCTTGCCGGCGGTCTACACCTCCATGGGGCGTGTACTGTTGGCACAATTGTCGGAAGCTGATGTGGGAGCTTTCTTCGAGCGCGTAAAACTAGAAGCGTTTACGGCATTCTCAATAACGAACCCTGCTGCTCTAAAACAGGAAATTGACAGAGTTCGCAAAAATGGTTATGCCATAGTAGATCAGGAGCTGGATTCAGGGCTCCGTTCCGTTGCGGTGCCGGTTTTTGCGAGAAGTGGCGAATTACTCGGGGCTATTAATATCAGTACCAACGCAGCTCGGGTAGATATGGCAAGGCTTGCGGATGTGTATCTTCCCCGGTTACAGGAAGCAGCCGCTGCTGTGAGCAAAATGGCGCACTGA
- a CDS encoding type 1 glutamine amidotransferase domain-containing protein — translation MNILIVLTSHDQLGDTGKKTGFWLEEFTAPYYVFKDAGAHITIASPKGGQPPVDPASEAEGALTETTKRFSEDAHCKESLASTRKLADVDMNDYDAIFYPGGHGPLWDLANDKHSIALIKSAYEQDKVISAVCHAPGVFKNVEVKPNQNIVGGRKVTGFSNSEEEAVQLTKLVPFLVEDMLKENAGDYSCGDDWAPYVVVDGKLITGQNPASSEGAAKAVVQTLLEG, via the coding sequence ATGAATATCCTGATAGTTTTGACGTCTCACGATCAACTCGGCGATACCGGCAAAAAAACCGGTTTCTGGCTGGAAGAGTTCACCGCTCCTTATTACGTATTCAAAGACGCCGGCGCTCACATTACTATTGCTTCGCCTAAAGGCGGCCAGCCGCCGGTCGATCCGGCCAGCGAAGCCGAAGGTGCCTTAACAGAGACCACAAAGCGCTTTTCAGAGGATGCACACTGTAAAGAGTCTCTGGCCAGCACTCGCAAACTTGCCGACGTGGACATGAACGATTACGACGCCATCTTTTACCCCGGCGGCCATGGCCCGCTTTGGGATTTGGCCAACGACAAGCATTCCATAGCGCTGATCAAAAGCGCTTACGAGCAGGATAAAGTCATCAGCGCGGTTTGCCATGCGCCTGGCGTGTTCAAAAACGTAGAAGTGAAGCCCAACCAGAATATCGTCGGCGGTCGAAAAGTCACCGGCTTTTCCAATTCCGAGGAAGAAGCGGTTCAGCTGACCAAACTGGTGCCTTTTCTGGTGGAAGACATGTTGAAAGAGAACGCCGGCGATTACAGCTGTGGCGACGACTGGGCACCTTATGTGGTGGTTGACGGCAAACTGATCACCGGCCAGAACCCGGCTTCCTCCGAAGGCGCGGCCAAAGCTGTGGTGCAGACCCTTCTCGAAGGCTAA